The Austwickia sp. genome includes a region encoding these proteins:
- the gltA gene encoding NADPH-dependent glutamate synthase, producing the protein MYTIVDRQQFSDTTFLWDVEAPDVATSAQPGHFVMLRLHEGSERIPLTVADFDRDRGTITLVIQALGKTTQEMRDRYKKGDIFADFVGPLGLPQHVEKVGHVVLVGGGLGVAPVYPQLRAFKEAGNRTTGIIGFRNQDLVFWEDKFREYCDDLIVCTDDGSYGRPGFVTDALADVIEKEHPDLVVAIGPMPMMRACVETTRASGTKTMVSLNSIMVDGTGMCGSCRVTVDGKVMFACVDGPDFDGHKVDFGELMTRQSRFRGLEAEATESYGHICNLEQELFVEGKRGYRTAMQVPPEQTPMPEANAEIRATNFQEVNLGYGMAEAFAEAERCIQCKKPKCIAGCPVNIDIPRFIRHVLVRDLDGALGVINESNLFPSICGRVCPQESQCEAQCIVRNEKRGREAVGIGRLERFVGDNAVPRRATPPQVSRSLGKVGIIGSGPSGLATAADLAKAGADVTVYEALHVVGGVLQYGIPSFRLPRNIIDREVQGLRDLGVKFDTNKVVGKTFTIDQLMKDRGYDAVYVATGAGAPSFLGIPGEHAGQVLSANEFLTRINLMGGNKFPYLDTPVAKSESVIVIGAGNTAMDCLRVAKRVGVPKVTCVYRRSEAEAPARIEELRHAKEEGIEFRFLHAPVEIRLDDAGNVTAMKTEVCELGEPDERGRRKPVGTGVFEDIECDTVIYALGTNANPIIGQSTPDLTLNKWGYIVAEPDTQATNKPGVFAGGDIVTGGATVILAMGAGRRAAKAIGAYLASGESTEDRTWPITSEMADAFESPVIAKEEVMPEPTAESLSEMPATLGVDAPAPQDEAPSPAATAPGDAPAPTPVDEAAAESHLLCPKCHQPLEGDESYICCAGQTLTWRCDSCGKVSEGFAFPYGQCPLCQGTLVRDAGAGPIDEDNEKAMEAIRTAFEIELGGGAYYRKAAEEAGEPVLKDLFGRMSEMEDEHLETLQRRYHAEVPPASPDFETTRAAIYAGLDHRPEDPANLLRVAIGFEQRAVDFFSKHVEECPEGSVERELYEELAAEEREHVAMLTTELERFQSGKAGIL; encoded by the coding sequence GTGTACACGATCGTTGATCGCCAGCAATTCTCCGACACCACCTTCCTCTGGGACGTCGAAGCGCCGGATGTGGCCACTTCCGCGCAGCCGGGGCACTTCGTGATGCTGCGCCTGCACGAGGGGTCGGAGCGCATCCCGCTGACCGTCGCCGACTTCGACCGGGACCGAGGCACCATCACGCTGGTGATCCAGGCGCTGGGCAAGACGACCCAGGAGATGCGCGACCGCTACAAGAAGGGCGACATCTTCGCCGACTTCGTCGGGCCGCTCGGCCTGCCGCAGCACGTCGAGAAGGTCGGGCACGTCGTGCTCGTCGGCGGCGGTCTGGGCGTGGCGCCCGTCTACCCGCAGCTGCGCGCGTTCAAGGAGGCCGGCAACCGGACCACCGGCATCATCGGCTTCCGCAACCAGGACCTGGTGTTCTGGGAGGACAAGTTCCGCGAGTACTGCGACGACCTCATCGTCTGCACCGACGACGGCAGCTACGGCCGGCCCGGGTTCGTCACGGACGCGCTCGCCGACGTCATCGAGAAGGAACACCCCGACCTGGTGGTGGCCATCGGCCCGATGCCGATGATGCGTGCCTGCGTCGAGACCACCCGCGCCTCGGGCACGAAGACGATGGTGTCGCTGAACTCGATCATGGTCGACGGCACCGGCATGTGCGGCTCGTGTCGCGTCACCGTCGACGGCAAGGTCATGTTCGCCTGCGTCGACGGCCCCGACTTCGACGGCCACAAGGTCGACTTCGGCGAGCTGATGACGCGGCAGTCCCGATTCCGTGGTCTGGAGGCCGAGGCCACCGAGTCCTACGGGCACATCTGCAACCTCGAGCAGGAGCTCTTCGTCGAGGGCAAGCGCGGCTACCGCACCGCGATGCAGGTCCCGCCGGAGCAGACCCCCATGCCGGAGGCGAACGCCGAGATCCGGGCCACGAACTTCCAGGAGGTGAACCTCGGCTACGGCATGGCCGAGGCGTTCGCCGAGGCCGAGCGCTGCATCCAGTGCAAGAAGCCCAAGTGCATCGCCGGCTGCCCGGTGAACATCGACATCCCGCGCTTCATCCGCCACGTCCTGGTCCGCGACCTCGACGGCGCGCTGGGCGTCATCAACGAGTCGAACCTGTTCCCCTCGATCTGCGGCCGCGTCTGCCCGCAGGAGAGCCAGTGCGAGGCGCAGTGCATCGTCCGCAACGAGAAGCGCGGGCGCGAGGCCGTCGGCATCGGCCGGCTGGAGCGGTTCGTCGGCGACAACGCCGTACCGCGCCGCGCCACCCCGCCGCAGGTGTCCCGCTCCCTCGGCAAGGTCGGGATCATCGGCTCCGGGCCCTCGGGCCTGGCGACCGCCGCCGACCTGGCCAAGGCCGGCGCCGACGTCACGGTCTACGAGGCGCTGCACGTCGTCGGCGGCGTGCTGCAATACGGCATCCCGAGCTTCCGCCTGCCGCGCAACATCATCGACCGCGAGGTCCAGGGGCTGCGCGACCTGGGCGTCAAGTTCGACACCAACAAGGTCGTCGGCAAGACGTTCACGATCGACCAGCTGATGAAGGACCGCGGGTACGACGCCGTGTACGTCGCCACCGGCGCGGGCGCGCCGAGCTTCCTGGGGATCCCGGGCGAGCACGCCGGCCAGGTGCTCTCCGCCAACGAGTTCCTCACCCGCATCAACCTCATGGGCGGCAACAAGTTCCCCTACCTCGACACCCCGGTGGCGAAGTCCGAGTCGGTCATCGTCATCGGCGCCGGCAACACCGCCATGGACTGCCTGCGGGTCGCCAAGCGTGTCGGCGTACCGAAGGTGACCTGCGTCTACCGCCGCTCCGAGGCCGAGGCCCCGGCCCGCATCGAGGAGCTGCGGCACGCGAAGGAAGAGGGCATCGAGTTCCGCTTCCTGCACGCTCCCGTGGAGATCCGCCTCGACGACGCCGGCAACGTCACCGCGATGAAGACCGAGGTCTGCGAGCTGGGCGAGCCCGACGAGCGCGGCCGGCGCAAGCCCGTGGGCACCGGCGTCTTCGAGGACATCGAGTGCGACACCGTCATCTACGCGCTCGGAACGAACGCCAACCCGATCATCGGTCAGTCCACCCCGGACCTCACGCTCAACAAGTGGGGCTACATCGTGGCCGAGCCCGACACCCAGGCCACCAACAAGCCCGGCGTCTTCGCTGGTGGCGACATCGTCACCGGTGGCGCCACCGTCATCCTGGCGATGGGAGCCGGGCGGCGCGCGGCCAAGGCCATCGGCGCCTACCTGGCCTCGGGCGAGTCCACCGAAGACCGCACCTGGCCGATCACGTCCGAGATGGCGGACGCGTTCGAATCCCCCGTGATCGCGAAGGAGGAAGTGATGCCCGAGCCGACCGCCGAATCCCTCTCCGAGATGCCCGCCACGTTGGGTGTCGATGCACCCGCGCCGCAGGACGAGGCGCCGTCCCCGGCGGCCACGGCCCCGGGCGACGCCCCCGCCCCGACCCCGGTCGACGAGGCGGCGGCCGAGAGCCACCTGCTGTGCCCGAAGTGCCACCAGCCGCTGGAGGGCGACGAGTCCTACATCTGCTGCGCCGGCCAGACGCTGACCTGGCGCTGCGACAGCTGCGGCAAGGTCTCGGAGGGCTTCGCGTTCCCGTACGGTCAGTGCCCGCTGTGCCAGGGCACGCTCGTGCGGGATGCGGGCGCCGGCCCGATCGACGAGGACAACGAGAAGGCCATGGAGGCCATCCGGACCGCCTTCGAGATCGAGCTGGGCGGCGGGGCCTACTACCGCAAGGCCGCGGAGGAGGCCGGCGAGCCGGTCCTGAAGGACCTGTTCGGGCGGATGTCGGAGATGGAGGACGAGCACCTCGAGACGCTGCAGCGGCGCTACCACGCCGAGGTGCCTCCGGCGTCGCCCGACTTCGAGACCACCCGCGCCGCGATCTACGCCGGCCTCGACCACCGGCCGGAGGACCCGGCGAACCTGCTGCGCGTCGCGATCGGCTTCGAGCAGCGCGCCGTCGACTTCTTCAGCAAGCACGTGGAGGAGTGCCCGGAGGGCTCGGTCGAGCGGGAGCTCTATGAGGAGCTCGCCGCCGAGGAGCGCGAGCACGTCGCGATGCTAACGACCGAGCTGGAGCGGTTCCAGTCGGGCAAGGCCGGCATTCTGTAG
- a CDS encoding type 1 glutamine amidotransferase — protein MIQHEDGCPPGLLAPWAERTGVALDVRLCHRGESLPFSLGEHGGLILLGGDMGAYDDARFPWLTAAKSLVIQSVIQSVPFLGLCLGHQLAAVALGGRVSVRPEGPRRGVFAVRMLPEAAQDPLVGELDGHAAMLHWNSDIVTTAPGGATVLARDDQGHVQILRFAEQAWGIQGHPEVDAGIVSGWRRKTGSAPAPQVDTTEEVVAAVAAREAHLARTWRPVAERFFAATRRPGPGPGGRAVVPLPPPPSTPYRGHIHHR, from the coding sequence GTGATTCAACACGAGGACGGGTGTCCCCCCGGCCTGCTGGCCCCGTGGGCGGAGCGCACCGGGGTCGCCCTCGATGTCCGCCTCTGCCATCGTGGCGAGTCGCTGCCCTTCTCCCTCGGCGAACACGGCGGCCTCATCCTGCTGGGCGGTGACATGGGCGCCTACGACGACGCGAGGTTTCCCTGGCTCACCGCGGCGAAGAGCCTCGTGATCCAGTCGGTCATCCAGAGCGTGCCGTTCCTGGGGCTGTGTCTCGGCCACCAGCTCGCCGCGGTCGCGCTCGGCGGCCGGGTGTCCGTCCGCCCCGAGGGCCCCCGGCGCGGTGTCTTCGCGGTCCGGATGCTCCCCGAGGCGGCCCAGGACCCCCTCGTCGGCGAGCTGGACGGCCACGCCGCCATGCTCCACTGGAACTCCGACATCGTCACCACGGCCCCCGGAGGGGCCACTGTGCTGGCCCGGGACGATCAGGGGCACGTGCAGATCCTGCGGTTCGCGGAGCAGGCCTGGGGCATCCAGGGCCATCCCGAGGTGGATGCCGGCATCGTCTCCGGATGGCGCCGCAAGACCGGCTCGGCCCCGGCGCCGCAGGTCGACACGACGGAAGAGGTCGTCGCGGCGGTGGCCGCCCGCGAGGCCCATCTGGCGCGGACCTGGCGGCCCGTCGCCGAACGGTTCTTCGCCGCCACGCGGCGACCAGGCCCCGGTCCCGGCGGTCGCGCGGTGGTCCCCCTGCCGCCGCCTCCCTCGACGCCGTACCGCGGCCACATCCACCACCGCTGA
- a CDS encoding ATP-binding cassette domain-containing protein — MSTAVPAPAAPAGGDPRDGADGRDVLVDVRGLKVHFPIKRGVILDRTVGYVYAVDGMDLRIHRGETYGLVGESGCGKSTFGRALLRLEPLTEGTVLFDGVDIASLRGEELRCRRKDMQMVFQDPLSSLDPRQSVESLLVEGMRAHGLGKDVKSAGKRLRELLAAVGLPAAALKKYPHEFSGGQRQRIGIARALAVDPQLVVADEPVSALDVSVQAQVINLLEDLQSEFGLTYLVVAHDLAVVRHISDTVGVMYLGALVEEADADDLYAAPLHPYTRALMSAVPVPDPTVEDRRERILLTGDLPSPANPPAGCRFHTRCPWRQQERCDSERPELRAVAIEGVAPGHRVACHYAEQIATGALQPHRVEAQLVDPTLVEDAPGGGPLLGPASVGEIS, encoded by the coding sequence ATGAGCACCGCCGTACCAGCGCCCGCCGCACCCGCCGGCGGCGACCCGCGCGACGGTGCCGACGGCCGCGATGTGCTGGTCGACGTGCGCGGCCTCAAGGTGCATTTCCCCATCAAGCGGGGGGTGATCCTGGATCGCACGGTGGGCTATGTGTACGCCGTGGACGGCATGGACCTGCGGATCCATCGCGGCGAGACCTATGGCCTCGTCGGGGAGTCGGGCTGCGGCAAGTCGACGTTCGGGCGGGCCCTGTTGCGGCTGGAGCCCCTGACGGAGGGCACGGTGCTCTTCGACGGGGTCGACATCGCCTCCCTGCGGGGCGAGGAGCTGCGCTGCCGCCGCAAGGACATGCAGATGGTCTTCCAGGATCCCCTGTCCAGCCTCGACCCCCGGCAGTCGGTCGAATCACTGCTGGTCGAGGGCATGCGCGCGCACGGCCTGGGCAAGGACGTCAAGTCCGCCGGCAAGCGGCTGCGCGAGCTGCTGGCCGCGGTCGGACTCCCGGCGGCGGCGCTGAAGAAGTACCCGCACGAGTTCTCGGGTGGCCAGCGCCAGCGCATCGGGATCGCCCGGGCCCTCGCCGTGGACCCGCAGCTCGTCGTGGCCGACGAACCCGTCAGCGCGCTCGACGTGTCGGTCCAGGCCCAGGTCATCAACCTGCTGGAGGACCTGCAGAGCGAGTTCGGGCTCACCTATCTCGTGGTGGCCCACGACCTCGCCGTGGTGCGGCACATCAGCGACACGGTCGGCGTCATGTACCTGGGCGCCCTCGTCGAGGAGGCCGACGCCGACGACCTCTACGCCGCCCCGCTGCACCCCTACACGCGGGCGCTGATGTCCGCGGTGCCGGTCCCCGATCCGACCGTGGAGGACCGGCGCGAGCGGATCCTGCTGACCGGCGACCTCCCGAGCCCGGCCAACCCGCCGGCCGGCTGTCGCTTCCACACCCGGTGCCCGTGGCGGCAGCAGGAGCGCTGCGACTCCGAGCGCCCGGAGCTTCGGGCGGTCGCGATCGAGGGCGTGGCTCCCGGGCATCGGGTGGCCTGCCACTACGCGGAGCAGATCGCCACCGGCGCGCTGCAACCGCACCGGGTCGAGGCCCAGCTCGTCGACCCCACGCTGGTGGAAGACGCCCCCGGTGGGGGCCCCCTGCTGGGGCCCGCGTCAGTGGGCGAGATCAGCTGA
- a CDS encoding ABC transporter ATP-binding protein: protein MTPDEALVRVRNLSVTFTRQGEQPFTAVDDVSFDIFPGQTVGLVGESGCGKSVTSLAIMGLLPRRGNRVEGSVEMEGTDLLRLPEAQMRDRRGRDLAMIFQDPLSSLNPVVPIGVQVTEVIERHRGKSRSEAMPLAGDLLKKVGIPDPNRRLKEYPHQLSGGMRQRALIAMALACQPRLLIADEPTTALDVTIQAQILALLKELVEDSGTALLMITHDLGVVAGLCDRINVLYGGKIVERADRHELFAEPRHPYTAGLLASIPRLDAPRGARLTPVPGSVADNLPWSGACAFAPRCSQPIDECVSTMPQLISELPEPAPCRALRCHHPMAPPRATPAPTPGPTPGPTSAPTIAEPEQERP, encoded by the coding sequence GTGACCCCCGATGAGGCGTTGGTCCGGGTCCGCAACCTCTCGGTGACGTTCACCCGCCAGGGCGAGCAGCCGTTCACCGCCGTCGACGACGTGAGCTTCGACATCTTCCCCGGCCAGACCGTCGGCCTCGTCGGGGAGTCCGGCTGCGGCAAGTCCGTGACCTCGCTGGCGATCATGGGGCTGCTGCCCCGCCGCGGGAACCGGGTCGAGGGGTCGGTCGAGATGGAGGGCACCGACCTGCTTCGGCTGCCCGAGGCCCAGATGCGGGACCGGCGCGGACGGGATCTCGCCATGATCTTCCAGGACCCGCTGAGTTCGCTGAACCCGGTGGTGCCGATCGGCGTGCAGGTCACCGAGGTCATCGAGCGGCACCGCGGCAAATCCCGCAGCGAGGCGATGCCGCTGGCCGGCGACCTTCTCAAGAAGGTGGGCATCCCGGATCCGAACCGGCGGTTGAAGGAATACCCGCACCAGCTCTCCGGCGGCATGCGGCAGCGGGCGCTGATCGCGATGGCGCTGGCCTGCCAGCCCCGTCTCCTGATCGCCGACGAGCCCACGACCGCGCTCGACGTCACCATCCAGGCGCAGATCCTCGCCCTGCTCAAGGAGCTGGTGGAGGACTCCGGCACGGCGCTGCTCATGATCACCCACGACCTCGGCGTGGTCGCCGGGCTGTGCGACCGGATCAACGTGCTCTACGGCGGCAAGATCGTCGAGCGCGCGGACCGGCACGAGCTGTTCGCGGAGCCCCGCCACCCCTACACCGCCGGCCTGTTGGCCTCGATCCCCCGGCTCGACGCGCCGCGTGGTGCCCGGCTCACCCCGGTGCCCGGGTCGGTGGCGGACAACCTGCCGTGGAGCGGGGCCTGCGCCTTCGCCCCGCGATGCAGCCAGCCCATTGACGAGTGCGTGTCGACGATGCCCCAGCTCATCTCCGAGCTGCCGGAGCCGGCGCCGTGCCGGGCCCTGCGCTGTCACCATCCGATGGCCCCGCCGCGCGCCACGCCCGCGCCCACGCCTGGGCCCACGCCTGGGCCTACGTCGGCGCCGACCATCGCCGAGCCCGAGCAGGAGCGCCCATGA
- a CDS encoding ABC transporter permease, with product MLSSRKRRIDALAALSGPLRSAPGDDGGGAVATVDDVSEVQVADAGHLDESMGVSLLASAWKRLRRNPIFLTGATIVVLFLLLALFSPLLAPHDPTERLLINQISQQTNPVPGPQDGFPLGGDPSGRDLLSRLLVGSRQTLYVGVFATLGGLLGGLTLGTLAGALGGWVDSLVMRLVDVMLSIPSLLMAFSIAAIASKGSQWTVIIAIAIVQIPIFARLLRGTMLAQRHSDHVLAARALGVKPGAIVFRHMLPNALGPVIVQATLVLAVAIIDAAALSFLGLGDPDGIIPEWGQMLGTAQMYLAGYPHLAFYPAICIIVVALGFTLMGESLREALDPKSRR from the coding sequence ATGCTGTCCTCCCGCAAACGGCGTATCGACGCCCTGGCCGCCCTCTCGGGCCCGCTGCGCTCGGCGCCCGGCGACGACGGCGGCGGCGCCGTCGCGACGGTCGACGACGTCAGCGAGGTGCAGGTCGCGGACGCCGGCCACCTCGACGAGAGCATGGGCGTCAGCCTGCTGGCCTCGGCCTGGAAGCGGCTGCGGCGCAACCCCATCTTCCTGACCGGCGCCACCATCGTCGTGCTCTTCCTGCTGCTGGCCCTGTTCTCGCCGCTGCTGGCCCCCCACGACCCGACGGAACGCCTGCTGATCAACCAGATCAGCCAGCAGACCAACCCCGTGCCGGGGCCGCAGGACGGCTTCCCGCTCGGCGGCGACCCCTCGGGGCGCGACCTGCTCTCCCGGCTTCTCGTCGGCAGCCGCCAGACGTTGTACGTCGGGGTGTTCGCCACGCTCGGCGGCCTGCTCGGCGGGCTGACCCTGGGCACCCTGGCGGGGGCGCTGGGCGGCTGGGTGGACTCCCTCGTGATGCGCCTGGTCGACGTGATGCTCTCCATCCCGTCGCTGCTGATGGCGTTCTCCATCGCCGCCATCGCCTCCAAGGGGTCGCAGTGGACGGTCATCATCGCCATCGCGATCGTGCAGATCCCGATCTTCGCGCGGCTCCTGCGCGGCACGATGCTGGCCCAACGGCACAGCGACCACGTGCTGGCGGCCCGCGCGTTGGGGGTCAAGCCCGGCGCGATCGTCTTCAGGCACATGCTGCCCAACGCGCTCGGGCCGGTCATCGTGCAGGCCACCCTCGTGCTCGCCGTGGCGATCATCGACGCCGCGGCGCTGAGCTTCCTCGGCCTCGGCGACCCCGACGGCATCATCCCCGAGTGGGGGCAGATGCTCGGCACGGCCCAGATGTACCTGGCCGGCTACCCGCATCTCGCCTTCTACCCCGCGATCTGCATCATCGTCGTCGCCCTCGGGTTCACCCTCATGGGCGAGTCCCTGCGCGAGGCCCTCGACCCGAAGAGCCGGAGGTGA
- a CDS encoding ABC transporter permease, whose translation MVRFIVRRLLQMIGVVFVLSLLLFLWLHSLPGGTVSALLGDRGTPESRAALEEALGLNQPIWVQYGAFLSRAARGQFGASTFVLPGTDALDIFIARFPATIELSICAIALAVLLAIPLGYLAARHRGSALDTAGILSSLVGVAVPVFFLAFLLKYVFAIQLHWLPDGGRQSIEATHITNFFVLDGLITREFDASLNALKHLILPALALSTIPFAVIFRITRAAVLDVLEEDYVRTAEAKGLTARVIRGRHVLRNAMLPVITTIGLQIGALLAGAVLTEKVFNFPGIGDALAQSFEQRDYPVLQVLILAAAAVYVVVNLIVDVLYAVVDPRVRTR comes from the coding sequence GTGGTCCGCTTCATCGTGCGCCGGCTGCTCCAGATGATCGGGGTGGTCTTCGTGCTGTCCCTGCTCCTCTTCCTGTGGCTGCACTCGCTGCCCGGCGGCACGGTCTCGGCCTTGCTCGGCGACCGCGGCACCCCGGAGAGCCGCGCGGCGCTCGAGGAGGCGCTGGGGCTGAACCAGCCCATCTGGGTCCAGTACGGCGCCTTCCTGTCCCGGGCCGCGCGCGGCCAGTTCGGCGCCTCGACGTTCGTGCTGCCGGGCACCGACGCCCTCGACATCTTCATCGCGCGCTTTCCGGCCACCATCGAGCTGAGCATCTGCGCCATCGCGCTCGCCGTACTGCTCGCGATCCCCCTGGGCTATCTCGCCGCCCGGCACCGGGGATCCGCCCTCGACACCGCGGGCATCCTCAGCTCCCTCGTCGGGGTCGCGGTGCCGGTGTTCTTCCTCGCGTTCCTGCTCAAGTACGTCTTCGCGATCCAGCTGCATTGGCTCCCGGACGGCGGCCGGCAGAGCATCGAGGCCACCCACATCACGAACTTCTTCGTCCTCGACGGGCTCATCACCCGCGAGTTCGACGCCTCCCTCAACGCGCTGAAACACCTGATCCTGCCCGCGCTGGCGCTGTCCACGATCCCGTTCGCCGTCATCTTCCGAATCACCCGCGCCGCCGTGCTCGACGTCCTCGAGGAGGACTACGTGCGGACCGCCGAGGCCAAGGGCCTCACGGCGCGCGTCATCCGGGGCCGGCACGTGCTGCGCAACGCGATGCTGCCGGTCATCACGACGATCGGCCTGCAGATCGGGGCGCTGCTCGCCGGGGCGGTGCTGACGGAGAAGGTGTTCAACTTCCCGGGCATCGGCGACGCGCTCGCGCAGAGCTTCGAGCAACGCGACTACCCCGTGCTGCAGGTGCTCATCCTGGCCGCGGCGGCCGTGTACGTCGTCGTCAACCTGATCGTGGACGTGCTGTACGCCGTGGTCGACCCGCGAGTAAGGACCAGGTGA